The following are encoded in a window of Kitasatospora sp. NBC_01250 genomic DNA:
- a CDS encoding L,D-transpeptidase family protein — MSGTRRAAERHRPAGAAAAGSTGGRAAPGPRAQARGRRRKARRRRGATSAGTAALLAVAAVGWFGFGPGGLLGAHGSAALARSTPLALPPQASAAPQGTPGASTAATPAGQPTAGDPHSQAPGADRSDRADGSYTAIPGLGAGFSAKIPAQSTQVVLAAGAGKDSSDSTVTLWNRTPDGRWRPGTAWSAHNGDAGWSTDHTDGDLRSPIGVYTLSDAGGLKPDPGSKLPYHQDDDFVAGGTGFNGESLAGAFDYVVAIDYNRVVGTSPLDLQKPLGAAKGGGIWLHVDHGGPTHACVSLAEDHMTELLRTLDPAAHPVIVMGDAASLAT; from the coding sequence ATGTCCGGAACACGTCGTGCTGCCGAACGCCACCGCCCCGCGGGTGCTGCCGCCGCGGGATCCACCGGCGGGCGGGCGGCGCCAGGGCCCCGGGCACAGGCCCGCGGCCGGCGGCGCAAGGCGCGCCGGCGTCGCGGAGCCACCTCGGCGGGCACCGCGGCCCTGCTCGCGGTCGCGGCCGTCGGCTGGTTCGGTTTCGGCCCCGGCGGGCTGCTCGGCGCGCACGGCAGCGCGGCGCTCGCCCGGAGCACACCGCTGGCGCTGCCGCCCCAGGCGTCGGCCGCCCCGCAGGGCACGCCCGGGGCGAGCACCGCCGCGACCCCGGCCGGGCAGCCCACCGCCGGCGATCCGCACTCCCAGGCACCCGGCGCCGACCGGTCCGACCGGGCGGACGGCAGCTACACCGCGATACCCGGCCTGGGCGCGGGATTCAGCGCGAAGATACCGGCCCAGAGCACCCAGGTGGTGCTGGCCGCCGGTGCGGGCAAGGACTCCTCCGACTCCACCGTGACCCTGTGGAACCGCACCCCCGACGGCCGCTGGCGCCCGGGCACCGCGTGGAGCGCCCACAACGGCGACGCCGGCTGGAGCACCGACCACACCGACGGCGACCTGCGCAGCCCGATCGGCGTCTACACGCTCAGTGACGCCGGCGGCCTGAAGCCGGACCCGGGCAGCAAGCTGCCCTACCACCAGGACGACGACTTCGTGGCCGGCGGCACCGGTTTCAACGGCGAGTCCCTGGCCGGCGCCTTCGACTACGTGGTGGCGATCGACTACAACCGGGTGGTCGGCACCTCCCCGCTGGACCTGCAGAAGCCGCTCGGCGCGGCCAAGGGCGGCGGCATCTGGCTGCACGTCGACCACGGCGGCCCGACCCACGCCTGCGTCTCGCTGGCCGAGGACCACATGACCGAGTTGCTGCGCACCCTCGATCCGGCAGCCCATCCGGTGATCGTGATGGGCGACGCGGCCTCGCTCGCCACCTGA